A window of uncultured Litoreibacter sp. contains these coding sequences:
- the hfq gene encoding RNA chaperone Hfq → MAADKQNLQDVFLNHVRKEKIPVTIFLINGVKLQGVITWFDNFCVLLRRDGQSQLVFKGAISTIMPSAPISLYEGEE, encoded by the coding sequence ATGGCCGCTGACAAGCAAAACCTGCAAGACGTATTCCTCAACCATGTGCGCAAGGAAAAGATTCCCGTCACGATCTTCCTGATCAACGGCGTGAAGCTGCAAGGCGTGATCACATGGTTTGACAATTTCTGCGTGCTGCTGCGCCGGGATGGGCAGTCTCAGCTGGTGTTCAAGGGCGCCATCTCGACGATCATGCCTTCCGCGCCGATCAGCCTGTATGAGGGCGAAGAGTAA
- a CDS encoding potassium transporter TrkG: MGVLFKLPLFVVLMAIGSAAMLVPAVHALALDLHRTAQPFFYGAVLFGVLTALIGLATYDRPATNVARNQLMTLIAAFAVLPLMLAVPMREAIGTVSFFDAYFEMVSSITTTGASLFDPPSQVVSPIHLWRALVGWMGGFLILLAAVAVLAPLALGGFEVVRPTNKSSNADSVIRRADPSERILRYTLQLFPIYAGATLVLWVALVVAGTGPFLGLCLAMSTLATSGITPSGGLNPWQVGIYAELLIFIFLFMAVSRQVFTNEAQQGFWRRLGHDREVRMTLLIVSLLPMVLFLRHWAGAFDAEEQGDVMAAIRAFWGALFTVLSFLTTTGFASHDWEAARAWSGLPTPGLVLAGLAITGGGVATTAGGVKLLRVYALYKHGTREMGRLVHPNSIGRAGKLGREVRREGAFIAWIFFMLFALTIAVVILGLTATGLDFEAATAFAISAITTTGPLADVALEEVAYTDLGATAKSILMAAMVLGRLETLAIVAMFNPDFWRS, from the coding sequence ATGGGCGTTCTCTTCAAGCTGCCGCTGTTTGTGGTGCTGATGGCCATCGGCTCGGCTGCCATGTTGGTGCCGGCAGTCCACGCGCTTGCGCTGGATCTGCACCGCACAGCGCAGCCATTCTTCTATGGTGCCGTTTTGTTCGGGGTGCTTACCGCTCTTATCGGGCTGGCGACCTATGACCGCCCGGCCACCAACGTGGCCCGCAACCAGCTTATGACGCTGATCGCGGCCTTCGCGGTGCTGCCGCTGATGCTGGCCGTCCCGATGCGGGAGGCCATCGGCACCGTTTCGTTCTTTGACGCCTATTTCGAAATGGTGTCTTCGATCACCACCACTGGCGCGTCGCTCTTTGACCCGCCGTCGCAAGTGGTGTCGCCGATCCATCTTTGGCGCGCCTTGGTGGGGTGGATGGGGGGCTTCTTGATCCTTCTGGCCGCCGTCGCGGTGCTGGCTCCCCTGGCATTGGGCGGGTTCGAGGTGGTGCGCCCGACCAACAAATCCTCCAACGCCGACAGCGTCATCAGGCGCGCTGATCCGTCGGAACGTATCTTGCGTTACACGTTGCAGCTGTTTCCGATCTACGCGGGCGCGACCTTGGTGCTTTGGGTTGCACTGGTGGTGGCGGGCACCGGCCCGTTTCTGGGGCTATGTCTGGCGATGTCCACGCTGGCGACAAGTGGCATCACACCCTCAGGCGGGCTGAACCCGTGGCAGGTGGGCATCTATGCCGAGTTGCTGATTTTCATCTTCCTGTTCATGGCGGTGTCGCGGCAGGTCTTCACCAATGAGGCGCAGCAGGGGTTCTGGCGGCGGCTGGGCCATGACCGCGAGGTCCGCATGACCTTGCTGATCGTCAGCCTGCTGCCAATGGTGCTGTTTCTGCGCCACTGGGCCGGCGCGTTTGACGCCGAGGAGCAAGGCGATGTCATGGCGGCCATCCGCGCCTTTTGGGGCGCGCTGTTCACAGTCTTGTCCTTTCTGACCACAACCGGGTTCGCGTCTCATGATTGGGAAGCCGCACGCGCATGGTCGGGCCTGCCCACGCCTGGGTTGGTGCTGGCCGGGTTGGCGATCACCGGGGGCGGGGTGGCAACGACGGCGGGCGGGGTCAAGCTGCTGCGGGTCTATGCGCTGTACAAGCACGGCACACGGGAGATGGGGCGGCTGGTTCACCCCAATTCGATCGGCCGTGCCGGCAAGCTGGGACGGGAGGTGCGCCGCGAAGGGGCCTTCATCGCCTGGATTTTCTTCATGCTGTTTGCCCTGACCATTGCCGTGGTCATCCTGGGACTGACCGCCACGGGGCTTGATTTCGAGGCCGCAACGGCCTTCGCCATTTCGGCAATTACCACCACCGGCCCGCTGGCAGATGTGGCGCTTGAGGAGGTGGCATATACGGATCTTGGGGCCACGGCCAAATCCATCCTGATGGCGGCCATGGTGCTGGGGCGGCTGGAAACACTGGCGATAGTGGCGATGTTCAACCCTGACTTCTGGCGCTCATAA
- a CDS encoding sigma-54 dependent transcriptional regulator has translation MSDILIVDDERDIRELISDILKDEGFTTRLAGTSDECMAELNAEPPGLMILDIWLKDSAMDGIDILKHVKRDTPDIPVVIISGHGNIEIAVAAIKQGAYDFIEKPFNIDQLMVVITRAMETSRLRHENNQLKRGEVANAEMIGDSAAFRALQGQLDKVTNSNGRVMLTGPAGAGKDVAARYIHANSNRAHAPFVTVNCATVEPDRMEEVLFGRESKERGVEPGLLEQAHGGVIFFDEVADMPLGTQSKILRVLVEQSFQRVGGNDKVRVDLRVISSTNKDLEGEIKSGQFREELYHRLNVVPIQVPSLEDRREDIPTLAEFFVDAFNKVQGLPLRKISQDAAALLQTMPWPGNIRQLKNIMERVLILGPGSGDIQAKELPSSEGGEGQGDGLKIGGTLATLPLREARELFEREYLMTQINRFGGNISRTAAFVGMERSALHRKLKSLGVVTSNKAGARVAEVQDAEMDATGTDG, from the coding sequence ATGAGCGATATTCTGATTGTAGATGATGAACGCGACATCCGGGAATTGATCTCGGATATCTTGAAGGATGAGGGCTTCACCACCCGGCTCGCAGGCACCTCTGATGAATGCATGGCGGAGCTGAACGCAGAGCCGCCGGGCCTGATGATCCTCGACATCTGGCTGAAGGATTCAGCGATGGACGGGATCGACATCCTCAAACACGTCAAACGCGACACGCCCGACATTCCCGTGGTGATCATTTCCGGCCACGGCAATATCGAGATTGCGGTCGCGGCAATCAAACAGGGCGCCTATGACTTCATCGAAAAGCCTTTCAACATTGACCAGCTGATGGTGGTGATCACGCGGGCCATGGAAACCTCGCGCCTGCGCCACGAGAACAACCAGCTCAAACGCGGTGAGGTCGCGAATGCCGAAATGATCGGCGACAGCGCCGCGTTCCGCGCCTTGCAGGGGCAATTAGACAAGGTCACCAACTCGAACGGGCGGGTGATGTTGACCGGGCCTGCAGGGGCAGGCAAGGATGTGGCCGCGCGCTACATTCACGCCAATTCAAACCGCGCCCATGCGCCGTTTGTGACGGTCAATTGCGCCACGGTCGAACCCGACCGCATGGAAGAGGTGCTTTTTGGCCGCGAAAGCAAGGAACGCGGGGTCGAACCGGGGTTGTTGGAACAGGCCCATGGCGGCGTGATCTTCTTTGACGAAGTGGCCGATATGCCGCTCGGCACCCAGTCCAAGATATTGCGGGTGCTGGTGGAACAAAGCTTCCAACGCGTCGGTGGCAACGACAAGGTGCGGGTGGACTTGCGTGTGATCTCCAGCACCAACAAGGACCTCGAAGGCGAGATAAAGTCCGGCCAATTCCGCGAAGAGCTGTATCACCGCCTCAACGTGGTCCCGATCCAGGTCCCCAGCTTGGAGGACCGCCGCGAAGACATCCCCACCTTGGCGGAGTTCTTTGTCGACGCGTTCAACAAGGTGCAGGGCCTGCCTTTGCGCAAGATCAGCCAGGACGCCGCCGCGCTGCTGCAAACCATGCCATGGCCGGGCAATATCCGGCAACTCAAGAACATCATGGAACGTGTGCTCATCCTCGGACCCGGTTCGGGCGATATTCAGGCCAAGGAGCTGCCCAGCTCGGAAGGCGGCGAAGGGCAGGGCGACGGTCTCAAAATCGGCGGCACATTGGCCACGCTCCCATTGCGCGAGGCGCGCGAGCTGTTTGAGCGGGAGTATTTGATGACTCAGATCAACAGGTTCGGCGGCAACATCTCCCGCACCGCGGCCTTTGTCGGCATGGAACGCAGCGCGCTGCACCGCAAGTTGAAATCGCTGGGCGTCGTTACCTCAAACAAGGCCGGTGCCCGCGTCGCAGAAGTGCAAGACGCCGAAATGGACGCGACCGGCACAGACGGCTAA
- a CDS encoding PAS domain-containing sensor histidine kinase, whose protein sequence is MKSGASRTSWDRLNQLRKRRRLKNLTTFGLVVLGPILVLVTYLGLGPYELDPSSGGIRLILLADLIYAIAIAALVCMTIGRLIAKRRVKSSGSQLHLRLTGVFALVALIPTIIVAIFAVITVNFGLEGWFSDRVSNVVGSSLAAAQAYEDEQRDNLAADTERLAGYLNVARQAAVIVDDSSLPEVLTQAQSQVQRGLKEAFIIDGTGQLKARGARSYLFDFEIPDEDAMARARAGELVIIEDWPNSEFRALVPVERLIDRYLYVSRSVDGEILALLDDTRENVRLYQQLEQDRGRLLLDFGLLYLGFAVILILAAIWLGLWFAERLARPVGRLAEAAEKVGEGNLDVQVIPADSNDEIALLGTLFNQMTRQLKGQRTALLENTAQIERRRRLFDSVLSSVTAGVIGVDAAGQVTIINRAARRLLDLGEENRNGEMLSDVVPEFVGLMDRLKEHHAETAQEEIKVTRGGQLESLLVRVATRMGEDGTVEGYVVAFDDVTDLVSAQKMAAWGDVARRIAHEIKNPLTPIQLSAERLKRKFAPLAGDELDNLNQYTDVIIRQTGDLRRIVDEFSKFARMPEPELRETDLMSLVRDSVVLQQSGQPDVEITLDAGEDEILTEIDQTMIGQALTNLIKNAGEAIESYVEAGAPDDHKPQIKVAVRASNANVQITISDNGIGLPQDRARLFEPYVTTREKGTGLGLPIVRKIIEEHGGSLSLKDADPFDDTGHVGAQAVIILPRLSMTTRPKTMAKPPAAAAE, encoded by the coding sequence ATGAAATCTGGTGCGAGCCGGACCTCTTGGGACAGGCTGAATCAGCTTCGTAAGCGGCGCAGACTGAAGAATCTCACGACCTTCGGGTTGGTGGTTCTTGGTCCAATTCTGGTGCTTGTCACCTATTTGGGCCTCGGTCCCTATGAGCTGGACCCCTCATCCGGCGGAATTCGGCTGATCCTGCTGGCCGACTTGATCTACGCTATCGCAATTGCCGCGCTGGTTTGCATGACAATCGGGCGGTTGATCGCCAAAAGGCGCGTAAAATCAAGCGGGTCCCAGCTTCACTTGCGCCTGACGGGGGTGTTCGCATTGGTTGCCCTGATCCCTACGATCATCGTGGCCATCTTTGCGGTAATCACGGTGAATTTCGGGTTGGAAGGCTGGTTCTCTGACCGGGTGAGCAACGTGGTGGGCAGCTCACTCGCCGCCGCGCAAGCTTATGAAGACGAGCAGCGTGACAACCTTGCGGCCGATACCGAACGGCTGGCGGGGTACCTTAATGTCGCGCGGCAAGCCGCTGTTATCGTTGATGATAGCAGCCTTCCCGAAGTGCTGACGCAGGCCCAGTCCCAGGTACAACGCGGCCTGAAGGAAGCGTTCATCATTGACGGCACCGGCCAGTTGAAGGCCCGCGGCGCGCGCAGCTATCTGTTTGATTTCGAAATTCCCGATGAAGACGCCATGGCCCGCGCGCGTGCGGGCGAGCTGGTGATCATCGAAGACTGGCCCAACAGCGAATTCCGCGCGCTGGTGCCGGTCGAGCGGCTGATAGACCGCTATCTGTACGTGTCACGCAGCGTCGACGGCGAGATTCTGGCCCTGTTGGATGACACGCGTGAAAACGTCCGCCTGTACCAGCAATTGGAACAGGATCGCGGGCGGCTGCTGCTGGATTTCGGACTTTTGTATCTCGGCTTTGCGGTCATCCTGATCCTTGCGGCGATATGGCTGGGCCTGTGGTTCGCGGAACGCCTTGCCCGCCCGGTGGGGCGCTTAGCTGAGGCGGCGGAAAAGGTCGGCGAGGGTAATTTGGACGTGCAGGTCATCCCGGCAGATAGCAATGACGAGATTGCGCTTCTGGGGACGCTGTTCAACCAGATGACGCGGCAGTTGAAGGGCCAGCGGACCGCCTTGCTGGAAAACACCGCGCAGATTGAACGCCGCCGCAGGCTCTTTGACTCGGTGTTGTCCTCCGTCACCGCGGGCGTGATCGGGGTCGACGCGGCGGGGCAGGTGACCATCATCAACCGCGCCGCGCGCCGATTGCTGGATCTGGGTGAAGAAAACCGTAACGGCGAAATGCTAAGCGACGTTGTACCCGAATTCGTCGGTCTCATGGACCGGTTGAAAGAACATCATGCGGAGACCGCCCAAGAAGAGATCAAAGTTACCCGCGGCGGCCAGCTTGAAAGCCTTCTGGTCCGCGTGGCCACCCGCATGGGCGAAGACGGCACGGTGGAGGGCTATGTGGTCGCGTTTGACGATGTGACCGATCTGGTCTCGGCCCAGAAAATGGCCGCGTGGGGCGACGTGGCCCGCCGCATCGCGCATGAGATCAAGAACCCGCTAACGCCGATCCAGCTGTCGGCAGAACGGCTGAAACGCAAGTTTGCACCGCTTGCTGGCGATGAGTTGGACAACCTCAACCAATATACGGATGTCATCATCCGCCAGACAGGTGACCTGCGCCGCATCGTTGACGAGTTCTCCAAATTCGCACGCATGCCGGAACCCGAGCTGCGCGAAACCGACCTGATGAGCCTGGTGCGGGACAGCGTCGTGCTGCAGCAGTCGGGCCAGCCGGATGTAGAGATCACGCTTGACGCCGGCGAAGATGAGATACTCACCGAGATTGACCAGACCATGATTGGCCAGGCGCTGACCAACCTGATCAAAAACGCGGGCGAGGCCATTGAAAGCTATGTCGAAGCGGGCGCGCCGGACGACCACAAACCGCAGATCAAGGTCGCGGTCAGAGCGTCCAATGCCAATGTGCAAATCACCATTTCAGACAATGGCATCGGCCTGCCGCAAGACCGCGCGCGGCTGTTTGAACCCTACGTGACAACCCGCGAAAAGGGCACCGGCCTTGGCCTGCCCATCGTGCGCAAGATCATCGAAGAACATGGCGGCAGCCTGTCGTTGAAAGACGCAGACCCGTTTGACGACACCGGACATGTCGGCGCGCAGGCCGTAATCATCCTGCCGCGCCTGTCCATGACCACCAGACCCAAAACCATGGCCAAGCCGCCCGCCGCGGCAGCGGAATAA
- a CDS encoding histidine phosphatase family protein, whose product MTIHLIRHGQSEFNAAFTGAGDPMIFDAPLTELGQSQARATRARAAALGIEDILCSPLTRAIQTARLIFPQRQISVEPETREHLGHSCDIGISPSRLSRSFPDMTFDHLPQIWWHQGPENEYGVPVEPQDIFAARMARLARALHARQTRPLAVVCHGHVIRELTGIDPNNCDIVELTA is encoded by the coding sequence ATGACCATCCATCTGATCCGCCACGGGCAATCAGAATTCAACGCGGCCTTCACCGGCGCGGGCGATCCGATGATCTTTGACGCGCCATTGACCGAGCTGGGCCAATCGCAGGCACGCGCCACCCGCGCGCGGGCGGCGGCGTTGGGCATCGAAGACATCCTTTGCTCGCCGCTCACCCGCGCCATCCAAACCGCGCGGCTGATCTTCCCGCAGCGCCAGATTTCCGTCGAGCCGGAAACCCGCGAGCATCTGGGCCATAGCTGCGATATCGGGATCAGCCCGTCGCGCCTGTCGCGAAGCTTCCCGGACATGACATTCGATCACCTGCCACAGATTTGGTGGCATCAGGGCCCCGAGAACGAATATGGCGTACCGGTCGAGCCGCAAGACATCTTTGCCGCCCGCATGGCCCGCCTTGCCCGGGCGCTTCACGCCCGGCAAACGCGCCCGCTTGCGGTTGTCTGCCATGGCCATGTGATCCGGGAGCTGACAGGCATTGACCCCAACAATTGTGACATCGTCGAGCTTACGGCCTAA
- the trkA gene encoding Trk system potassium transporter TrkA, with translation MKVIICGAGQVGWQIARHLSGENNAVTVVDNNPDLVARATETLDVQGITGNASYPDILDAAGARDADMIIAATFSDEVNMVTCQVAHSVFAVPRKIARLRAQSYLNAIYSDLYRRDHLPIDVVISPEREVAEAALQRLASPAAFDTESFMGGEMQLLGIQLDEDCPVLNTPLRQLTDLFSTLRATVVGVRRKRTLFAPDAGDQLFAEDQIYLATHREDMTRSLEIFGKTHKKQERVVVVGGGNVGLAVAKALESRTERVRAKVIEKNRRCAELAADALERTIVLHGDGLNGDLLQEANISRADAVLAVTDDDKTNMLAAVRAKSEGCPMAICLINDPTLIPLMAPLGIDAYINPRATTVSSILRHVRHGRVRQIYSIGDAEAEVIEAQVLSTSPIAGQTIRDIGFPEGVLVGAIQKGQTVQRPIGATRVEEGDVIVIFAMASDVPEVERLLQVSITFF, from the coding sequence ATGAAGGTCATCATCTGCGGCGCGGGTCAGGTTGGCTGGCAAATAGCGCGCCACCTGTCGGGCGAAAACAACGCGGTCACCGTGGTGGACAACAATCCCGATCTGGTGGCCCGCGCGACCGAGACGCTGGATGTGCAGGGCATCACCGGCAATGCCAGCTATCCCGACATTCTGGACGCGGCCGGCGCGCGGGATGCGGATATGATCATCGCGGCAACCTTCTCGGACGAGGTCAACATGGTCACCTGTCAGGTGGCACATTCGGTCTTTGCCGTGCCGCGCAAAATCGCGCGGCTCAGGGCGCAGTCTTACCTCAACGCGATCTATTCCGATCTCTATCGCCGCGATCACCTGCCGATTGACGTGGTGATCTCGCCCGAACGCGAAGTGGCCGAAGCCGCGCTGCAACGCCTCGCCAGCCCCGCGGCCTTTGACACGGAAAGCTTCATGGGCGGCGAAATGCAGCTTTTGGGCATTCAGTTGGACGAAGATTGCCCGGTTCTGAACACGCCACTGCGCCAGCTGACCGACCTGTTCTCCACCTTACGCGCCACTGTTGTGGGGGTGCGCCGAAAACGCACGCTTTTTGCGCCGGATGCGGGCGACCAGCTCTTCGCGGAAGACCAGATTTATCTGGCCACGCATCGCGAAGACATGACGCGGTCACTGGAAATCTTCGGCAAGACCCACAAGAAACAAGAACGCGTTGTTGTGGTCGGTGGCGGCAATGTGGGGCTGGCCGTGGCCAAAGCCCTGGAATCCCGCACCGAGCGGGTCCGCGCGAAAGTCATCGAAAAGAACCGCCGCTGCGCGGAATTGGCTGCCGACGCGCTGGAACGCACGATCGTGCTGCATGGCGACGGGCTGAATGGCGACCTGCTGCAGGAGGCCAACATTTCCCGCGCGGACGCGGTTTTGGCCGTCACAGATGACGACAAGACCAACATGTTGGCCGCCGTGCGGGCCAAATCGGAAGGCTGCCCGATGGCGATCTGCCTGATCAATGATCCCACGTTGATCCCGCTGATGGCGCCGCTGGGCATTGACGCCTATATCAACCCGCGCGCCACAACCGTGTCGTCAATTCTGCGCCACGTGCGCCATGGCCGCGTGCGCCAGATCTATTCCATTGGCGACGCTGAGGCCGAGGTCATCGAGGCTCAGGTGCTCTCCACCTCGCCCATCGCGGGCCAGACCATCCGCGACATCGGCTTCCCCGAGGGCGTGCTGGTGGGGGCGATCCAGAAGGGTCAGACCGTGCAGCGCCCTATCGGCGCAACACGCGTGGAAGAGGGCGATGTGATCGTGATCTTCGCAATGGCCAGTGACGTGCCAGAGGTGGAGCGGCTGTTGCAGGTCTCCATCACGTTCTTCTAG
- a CDS encoding DUF2177 family protein has translation MTYLFLYLVTFILFLGIDILGLGVVVKPIFEKHVPDLLLDSPRIGPALVFYAFYVAGLVWFVSAPALAGDKSLWWVAGNAAIIAGIGFGTYEFTSLAVTKGWSWEIVAVDLSWGIAMTTTSAVAGVAVIRWFS, from the coding sequence ATGACTTACCTGTTCCTCTACCTCGTCACCTTCATCCTCTTTCTAGGCATTGATATTCTGGGCCTCGGCGTGGTGGTGAAGCCCATCTTCGAGAAACATGTGCCTGACCTGCTTTTGGACAGCCCACGCATCGGGCCTGCTTTGGTATTTTACGCGTTCTACGTCGCGGGGCTGGTTTGGTTCGTCTCCGCACCCGCCTTGGCGGGAGACAAAAGCCTGTGGTGGGTTGCCGGCAACGCGGCGATCATCGCAGGCATTGGGTTCGGGACCTACGAGTTCACCTCTCTGGCGGTCACGAAGGGCTGGAGCTGGGAAATCGTTGCGGTGGACCTGTCATGGGGCATTGCCATGACCACAACATCTGCTGTGGCCGGTGTGGCGGTGATACGCTGGTTCAGCTGA
- the hflX gene encoding GTPase HflX, protein MLETEERSTTRAWVLHPDIKDRSSPDHSRRDAPEALAEAVALAVALPGLDVVGDEVVPLPKTRAGTLFGSGKIEELKHRFHDNEVELVLIDGPVTPVQQRNLEKEWKVKILDRTGLILEIFSDRAATREGVLQVELAALSYQRTRLVRAWTHLERQRGGLGFVGGPGETQIEADRRAIDERINKIKNQLDKTVKTRELHRAARAKVPFPIVALVGYTNAGKSTLFNRLTGADVMVKDMLFATLDPTMRSVELPDGVEIIMSDTVGFISDLPTQLVAAFRATLEEVLSADLILHVRDISHAETDNQATDVRAILADLGVDQEIKTLEVWNKLDKLDGNDHESLSNIAARDDSIFLTSAVTGAGMGPLLEAISREVTEATTTEDMLLPFSEGKKRAWLFDQEVVDQEDATEDGFALSVTWSAKQKARFDKL, encoded by the coding sequence ATTCTCGAAACCGAAGAGCGCAGCACCACCCGCGCGTGGGTTCTGCATCCTGACATCAAAGACCGCAGCTCGCCGGATCATTCGCGGCGCGACGCGCCTGAGGCCTTGGCCGAGGCCGTGGCTTTGGCTGTGGCATTGCCGGGCTTGGACGTCGTGGGCGATGAGGTGGTGCCGTTGCCCAAAACGCGGGCAGGGACCTTGTTTGGCTCCGGCAAAATCGAAGAACTGAAACACCGCTTCCATGACAATGAGGTCGAGCTGGTTTTGATCGACGGGCCCGTGACCCCCGTCCAGCAGCGCAATCTTGAGAAAGAGTGGAAGGTGAAGATCCTCGACCGCACGGGGCTGATCTTGGAAATCTTCTCAGACCGCGCGGCGACGCGTGAAGGCGTGTTGCAGGTGGAACTGGCCGCCTTGTCCTATCAGCGCACGCGGCTGGTCCGCGCCTGGACCCACTTGGAGCGTCAGCGCGGCGGTCTTGGCTTTGTCGGCGGGCCGGGTGAGACGCAGATCGAGGCGGACAGGCGCGCGATTGACGAGCGCATTAACAAGATCAAGAACCAGCTCGACAAAACCGTAAAAACCCGCGAGCTGCACCGCGCGGCACGCGCCAAGGTGCCGTTCCCGATTGTTGCCCTTGTGGGCTACACCAACGCGGGCAAATCCACGCTGTTCAACCGCCTGACCGGGGCGGATGTGATGGTCAAAGACATGCTCTTTGCCACGCTGGACCCGACCATGCGCTCGGTCGAGCTGCCCGACGGGGTCGAGATCATCATGTCCGACACGGTGGGCTTCATCTCTGACCTGCCGACGCAACTGGTCGCGGCCTTCCGCGCAACGTTGGAAGAAGTGCTCAGCGCTGATCTGATCCTGCATGTGCGCGACATTTCGCACGCAGAGACGGACAATCAGGCCACCGATGTGCGCGCCATTCTAGCGGATTTGGGCGTCGATCAGGAGATCAAGACGCTGGAGGTCTGGAACAAGCTCGACAAGCTTGACGGCAATGACCACGAGAGCCTGTCCAACATCGCGGCCCGCGATGACAGCATTTTCCTCACATCTGCGGTGACCGGCGCGGGGATGGGACCTTTGCTGGAGGCAATCTCCCGCGAGGTGACTGAGGCCACGACGACGGAGGACATGTTGCTGCCCTTCAGCGAGGGCAAGAAGCGGGCATGGCTCTTTGACCAGGAGGTTGTCGACCAAGAAGACGCGACAGAGGACGGTTTCGCCCTATCTGTCACGTGGAGCGCCAAGCAGAAGGCGCGGTTCGACAAACTCTGA